Proteins encoded by one window of Anaerosalibacter sp. Marseille-P3206:
- the spoIIIAB gene encoding stage III sporulation protein SpoIIIAB, translating to MTTLKIFGSLLIILSSSLMGYMYGIRYRDRVNNLVLLENCIKLLETEIIYAANPLPEALMNVYRKGNQKVSYVFERIADELVVNKSGTVYECFESVVNISRDELCFKDEDIELFLTLGRTIGTSDRFDQEKNFKLILTQIKTLEVEAQLSKEKNEKLYKSLGILSGLAIVIILL from the coding sequence ATGACAACTTTAAAAATATTTGGTAGTTTGTTAATCATATTATCTTCTAGTTTAATGGGTTACATGTATGGCATACGTTATAGGGATAGAGTTAATAATCTAGTTTTATTAGAAAACTGTATTAAATTATTAGAAACAGAAATTATATATGCTGCCAATCCCTTGCCAGAAGCTTTAATGAACGTATATAGAAAAGGAAATCAAAAGGTTTCATATGTTTTTGAAAGGATAGCAGATGAACTTGTAGTTAATAAATCAGGAACTGTTTATGAATGTTTTGAGTCTGTAGTCAATATATCGAGGGATGAACTATGTTTCAAAGATGAGGATATAGAATTATTTTTAACGCTTGGTAGGACTATTGGCACTTCTGATAGATTTGATCAAGAAAAAAACTTCAAACTAATTCTTACACAAATAAAGACTTTAGAAGTTGAGGCTCAATTATCAAAGGAGAAAAATGAAAAGCTGTATAAAAGTTTAGGGATATTATCAGGTTTAGCTATAGTCATTATCTTATTGTAA
- the spoIIIAA gene encoding stage III sporulation protein AA — protein MEKCNSMVFDKLLEYLVPDISNILYKISDKKKDAIEEIRLKNNMPIIICCNGFDYFVSETGQFIKDYKESVYITKEQLQKTFQIISNYSVYAFEEEIKSGFITLKGGHRVGLAGKVVYGPNGIETIKNISSLNLRIAHEITGVSNNIMKYILKQPNTIYNTLIISPPQCGKTTLLRDIVRNISDGMPRYGFNGLKVGLVDERSEIAGVYNGIPQNNVGLRTDILDGCLKSDGIIILIRAMSPDVIATDELGSVEDIVSIHEALKTGVKLISTVHGDDLEDVFTKKNLDQIIKEKIFRRIIILDNSKGVGTIRDILDGYTFRSIFH, from the coding sequence ATGGAAAAATGTAATTCAATGGTATTTGATAAATTGTTAGAATATTTGGTTCCAGATATAAGTAATATATTATATAAAATTTCAGACAAAAAAAAAGATGCGATAGAGGAAATAAGACTAAAAAATAATATGCCAATTATAATTTGTTGTAATGGATTTGATTATTTTGTATCAGAAACAGGGCAATTCATAAAGGATTATAAGGAATCTGTATATATAACAAAAGAACAGCTACAAAAGACATTTCAAATTATTAGCAATTACTCTGTATATGCTTTTGAAGAAGAAATTAAAAGTGGATTTATAACATTAAAAGGAGGACATCGAGTAGGATTAGCTGGTAAGGTTGTTTATGGTCCTAATGGCATAGAAACTATTAAAAATATATCTTCATTAAATCTAAGAATTGCTCATGAGATAACTGGTGTTTCTAATAATATTATGAAATACATTTTAAAACAGCCTAACACAATTTATAACACTTTAATAATCTCACCTCCTCAATGCGGAAAGACAACACTTTTAAGGGATATAGTTAGAAATATTAGTGATGGTATGCCTAGGTATGGTTTTAATGGATTAAAAGTAGGTTTAGTAGATGAACGTTCTGAGATAGCTGGGGTTTATAATGGTATTCCTCAAAACAATGTGGGCTTAAGAACAGATATATTAGACGGATGTCTTAAAAGTGATGGAATCATTATTTTAATACGTGCTATGTCACCTGATGTTATTGCTACTGATGAGCTAGGTAGTGTAGAGGATATTGTATCTATACATGAAGCTTTAAAAACTGGAGTAAAACTTATTTCAACAGTTCATGGTGATGATTTGGAAGATGTATTTACAAAGAAAAATTTAGATCAAATAATTAAAGAAAAAATTTTTAGAAGAATTATTATTTTAGATAATTCAAAAGGTGTTGGTACTATAAGAGATATTTTAGATGGTTATACTTTTAGGTCTATTTTCCATTGA
- a CDS encoding CD1247 N-terminal domain-containing protein: MDYLYQKVSYLQGLAEGLEIDESSKEGKLLLYMIDALEDFADAIDDLNEKIDDVDEYVDFMDEDLADVEEEVFGFLDDEDDYLYEDDFFDEDYDSMDIECPECNCGSDDFIGDEE; the protein is encoded by the coding sequence ATGGATTATTTATACCAAAAAGTTTCATATCTACAAGGATTAGCTGAAGGTTTAGAAATTGATGAATCATCAAAGGAAGGCAAATTACTTCTATACATGATTGATGCATTGGAAGACTTTGCTGATGCAATTGATGATTTAAATGAAAAAATTGACGATGTAGATGAATATGTTGACTTCATGGATGAGGATTTAGCTGATGTTGAAGAAGAAGTTTTTGGATTTTTAGATGATGAAGATGATTATCTATATGAAGATGATTTTTTTGATGAAGATTATGATTCAATGGATATTGAATGTCCTGAATGCAATTGTGGTTCAGATGATTTTATTGGTGATGAAGAATAA
- the efp gene encoding elongation factor P: protein MISASDFRKGVTFEMDGDVYQIVDFQHVKPGKGAAFVRTKIKSVMTGASKEIAFNPNDKFPKAHIETREMQYLYNDGELYYFMDNETFEQLPLVKEDVEEAIIYIKENDVAIIRFYQGKPFEVVPPNFVELVVTHTEPGVKGDTATGATKPATLETGAIINVPLFVNEGDKLKIDTRTGEYLSRV, encoded by the coding sequence ATGATTTCAGCAAGTGATTTTAGAAAAGGTGTAACATTTGAAATGGATGGAGATGTATATCAAATTGTAGATTTTCAACATGTTAAACCAGGTAAAGGAGCAGCTTTTGTTAGAACAAAGATAAAAAGTGTTATGACAGGAGCTAGTAAAGAGATTGCATTTAACCCAAATGATAAGTTTCCAAAGGCACATATTGAAACTAGAGAAATGCAATACTTATATAATGATGGTGAATTATATTATTTCATGGACAATGAAACTTTTGAACAATTACCACTAGTAAAAGAAGATGTAGAAGAAGCAATAATCTACATAAAAGAAAATGATGTTGCAATTATAAGATTTTATCAAGGGAAACCATTTGAGGTTGTTCCACCAAATTTTGTTGAGTTAGTTGTAACTCATACTGAACCAGGTGTTAAAGGTGATACAGCTACAGGAGCAACAAAGCCAGCTACACTTGAAACTGGTGCAATAATCAATGTGCCATTGTTTGTTAATGAAGGAGATAAATTGAAAATTGATACCAGAACTGGTGAGTATTTATCTAGAGTTTAG
- the aroQ gene encoding type II 3-dehydroquinate dehydratase — protein sequence MKVLVIHGPNLNILGYRNEKYYGSKTLEEVNNMIESKAKELNVQVEIFQSNYEGDIISKLQYTLQTNYSGVIINPGGYSHYSIAIRDAVESVQIPVIEVHLSNIYEREQFRNKSIIAPVCTGQITGFGPFSYILALEAIVLLQRNFI from the coding sequence ATGAAGGTACTTGTTATTCATGGTCCAAATTTAAACATATTAGGCTATAGGAATGAAAAATATTATGGTAGCAAAACCCTAGAAGAAGTAAATAATATGATTGAATCAAAAGCCAAAGAGTTAAATGTTCAGGTAGAAATATTTCAGTCAAATTATGAAGGAGATATAATATCAAAGTTACAGTACACATTACAGACAAACTATTCAGGAGTTATTATCAATCCTGGAGGATATAGCCATTATAGTATAGCTATTAGGGATGCTGTTGAATCAGTACAAATTCCTGTTATAGAAGTTCATCTTTCTAATATTTATGAGAGAGAACAATTTCGTAACAAATCTATTATTGCTCCAGTTTGTACAGGACAAATAACTGGATTTGGGCCATTTAGTTACATTTTAGCATTAGAGGCAATAGTGCTATTACAAAGAAATTTCATATAG
- a CDS encoding shikimate kinase has product MKNIVLIGPSGIGKTTIGVHISKKYGFKHIDTDNLIKSTYNISISEIFEKYGEGYFRKLESNVVKGISSSKSIVISTGGGVVLNKENIVNLRTNGIIFLLFGNIETIINNLKNSSDKRPLIGNNKDCFENVKSMYLERKELYISSSDYIINVDCKGINEIADEIIFYYKKHLSCSN; this is encoded by the coding sequence ATGAAAAATATAGTGTTAATAGGTCCTAGCGGAATAGGTAAAACTACAATAGGAGTACATATTTCTAAAAAATATGGTTTTAAACATATTGATACTGATAATTTAATTAAAAGTACTTATAATATTAGTATAAGTGAAATATTTGAAAAATATGGAGAAGGATATTTTAGAAAACTGGAGAGTAATGTCGTTAAAGGTATTTCAAGTAGCAAAAGCATCGTTATATCTACTGGTGGTGGAGTTGTTTTAAATAAAGAGAATATTGTAAATTTGAGAACTAATGGAATTATATTTTTGTTATTCGGTAATATAGAAACTATAATTAATAATTTAAAGAATTCAAGTGATAAAAGACCTTTGATTGGAAATAATAAAGACTGTTTTGAAAATGTAAAAAGTATGTATTTAGAGAGAAAAGAATTGTACATATCTAGTTCAGACTATATTATTAACGTAGATTGTAAAGGAATAAATGAAATAGCTGATGAAATAATATTTTATTATAAGAAACATTTATCTTGTAGTAATTAA
- a CDS encoding late competence development ComFB family protein — MGLKNLMEDEVMYTVNKLLSDRKDMCTCDKCKLDIAAIVLNVLPPRYVVTEKGKLYGKVENMSYQFDVDVITEVTKAINIVKNSPHHNKQE, encoded by the coding sequence TTGGGCTTAAAAAACTTAATGGAAGACGAAGTTATGTACACTGTTAATAAATTATTAAGTGATAGAAAAGATATGTGCACTTGTGACAAATGTAAGTTAGATATTGCAGCAATTGTTTTAAATGTTTTGCCACCGAGATATGTTGTTACAGAGAAAGGTAAACTATATGGAAAAGTTGAAAATATGAGTTACCAATTCGATGTTGACGTTATTACAGAAGTAACAAAAGCTATAAATATAGTTAAAAATTCACCACATCATAATAAGCAAGAATAA
- a CDS encoding PilW family protein, whose amino-acid sequence MCALSRYYKNRISNNGFTLIELLVGISICSILIVSFYSVYSYCINSSRISEEKEDRILNGRYAIEYIKNEIKSADEIISIEKIENYNKKYSKNFGFVIKKKIEIGTDKKGVIEREYENKYIIYYINENYLRRDVATKKTENLPYQSEFEGNNTIVGNIKSIDKSYTDFDRKIIVISLIFNGEWSEELEFNTEIGIRAPINN is encoded by the coding sequence ATGTGTGCTTTAAGTCGTTATTACAAAAACCGTATAAGCAATAATGGTTTCACATTAATTGAATTATTAGTGGGAATATCTATTTGTTCAATATTAATTGTATCTTTTTATTCAGTATATAGTTATTGCATAAATTCTAGCCGAATATCAGAAGAAAAAGAAGATAGAATACTTAATGGAAGGTACGCAATTGAATATATTAAAAATGAAATAAAATCGGCAGATGAAATAATATCTATAGAAAAAATTGAAAATTATAATAAAAAATATAGTAAAAATTTTGGATTTGTAATAAAGAAAAAAATTGAGATTGGAACTGATAAAAAAGGTGTTATTGAAAGGGAATATGAAAATAAATACATTATTTATTATATTAATGAGAATTATCTTAGAAGAGATGTAGCAACAAAGAAAACGGAAAATTTGCCTTATCAGAGTGAATTTGAAGGAAATAATACAATTGTGGGAAATATAAAATCTATTGATAAATCATATACAGATTTTGATAGGAAAATAATAGTTATTAGTTTGATTTTTAATGGAGAGTGGAGTGAAGAATTAGAGTTTAATACGGAAATAGGCATTAGAGCACCAATTAACAATTAA
- a CDS encoding prepilin-type N-terminal cleavage/methylation domain-containing protein, giving the protein MDKKGMTFIELITVIAIMSIIFLIALPKTTIALNFKERKDLMELKRDILYARNMSIMDVKRYSLEVYPKKGYYYINKHDNEKQISRIKKKVFESNLKIIFVNFNGSNNNEFGQLLFSITGAPSMGGNIQLKNSKCQNIKLTIEVATGKVNTYIDGEKQDE; this is encoded by the coding sequence ATGGATAAAAAGGGTATGACATTTATTGAGTTGATTACTGTAATTGCCATAATGTCTATAATTTTTTTAATTGCATTACCAAAAACTACTATTGCTTTAAATTTTAAAGAAAGAAAAGATTTAATGGAGCTTAAGAGAGATATATTATATGCAAGAAATATGTCAATAATGGATGTAAAGCGTTATAGCTTAGAAGTATACCCGAAAAAAGGATATTATTATATTAACAAACATGACAATGAAAAACAAATAAGTCGAATAAAGAAGAAGGTATTTGAAAGCAATTTAAAAATAATTTTTGTTAATTTTAATGGTTCTAACAATAATGAGTTTGGACAATTACTCTTTAGCATAACTGGAGCGCCTAGTATGGGAGGAAATATACAGTTGAAAAACAGTAAGTGTCAAAATATTAAGTTGACAATAGAAGTAGCTACAGGCAAGGTAAATACTTATATTGATGGAGAAAAACAGGATGAATAA
- a CDS encoding S-layer homology domain-containing protein, whose translation MKKISAFIILIISILLTSVPIFADKNIDKLLDEVFEYGYNIGKTEGYLDKNRDYPININKIDTVTVEKKYEEYNKDNEIKLKILNSYKAGYVKGYIEGYYLEVLPDNKEGKKEESNYGEAFGLILGEVYGRRDFYKGNKNNWSKAKPTDKTIISIFNLSIETSSYRNEFLNAFKHSFQKSYEESYRKANFEPKKISYEDGLKDGEVFGKLFGENDGRKDYFEGKISNWERNFPTEVKLRSEFGLNSDYNKYEDGFFTGFKKAYEESYKKGFREGNKELNLIKSENGFNDGNDVGLNRGNNFAEIDYYLRKSADISRHYLSNSQIINDYNLYLDNNRYKDGFITGFRDGFAEGYIKRFQELNKEVAIKKEESFLVPSSGGEFEFRDNELKVNVLSGTYYDEIIVKISSLNDDKYRSTTKNIKRISEIFNISIHNKIKEYNKENLIELSFEYHGPDNGGIYKFVNGEWLYMPSIIEEGVIKTFVVPGSIKEEGSDYAVFIDKSAHKIHDIRGHWAKDEINTYLRRKHISAYKDNTFKPNSYMTKGQLLMVLNKVYKWDLPEDVSSVKKYKDYNQFKNYQKVVQYSLNNGYIKADNKNKLNLDSPITYKEVEALMRKVTKSNNFKWSNTSNKILYKKGVRCKSFNSYNNKITRSEAIYMLYLLNEWKN comes from the coding sequence ATGAAAAAGATTAGTGCTTTTATTATTTTAATTATAAGTATATTATTAACTTCAGTTCCCATATTTGCTGATAAAAATATTGATAAATTATTAGATGAAGTTTTTGAATACGGATATAACATAGGCAAAACAGAAGGTTATTTAGATAAAAATAGAGATTATCCTATAAATATTAATAAAATAGATACTGTAACAGTAGAGAAAAAGTATGAAGAATATAATAAAGATAACGAGATAAAGCTAAAGATATTAAATAGCTATAAAGCTGGTTATGTAAAGGGTTATATAGAAGGGTATTATTTAGAAGTACTGCCTGATAATAAGGAAGGGAAAAAGGAAGAATCAAATTATGGAGAAGCTTTTGGCTTAATATTAGGTGAAGTATATGGAAGAAGAGATTTTTACAAAGGGAATAAAAATAATTGGTCTAAAGCAAAGCCAACTGATAAAACAATAATTAGTATTTTTAATTTAAGTATAGAGACATCTAGTTATAGGAATGAATTTTTGAATGCTTTTAAACATTCATTTCAAAAATCTTATGAAGAATCCTATAGAAAAGCTAATTTTGAACCAAAAAAAATTTCCTACGAGGATGGATTAAAAGATGGTGAAGTCTTTGGAAAATTATTTGGAGAAAATGATGGCAGAAAAGATTATTTTGAAGGGAAAATTAGTAATTGGGAAAGAAATTTTCCTACTGAAGTAAAATTGCGAAGTGAATTCGGGTTAAATAGTGATTATAATAAATATGAGGATGGTTTTTTTACAGGATTCAAAAAAGCATACGAAGAATCGTATAAAAAAGGCTTTCGGGAAGGGAATAAAGAATTAAATTTAATTAAAAGTGAAAATGGTTTTAATGATGGGAATGATGTTGGTTTAAATAGAGGAAATAATTTTGCGGAAATAGACTATTATTTAAGAAAGAGTGCTGATATTTCCAGACATTATCTTTCAAATTCCCAAATAATAAATGATTATAATTTATACTTAGATAATAATAGATATAAGGATGGGTTTATTACCGGTTTTAGGGATGGTTTTGCTGAAGGATATATTAAGAGATTCCAAGAATTAAACAAAGAAGTAGCTATAAAAAAAGAAGAGTCATTTTTAGTACCGTCAAGTGGTGGCGAGTTTGAGTTTCGAGATAATGAACTTAAAGTTAATGTACTAAGTGGCACATATTATGATGAGATAATTGTTAAAATTAGCAGTTTAAACGATGATAAATATAGAAGTACTACTAAAAATATAAAAAGGATATCTGAAATTTTTAACATTTCAATTCATAATAAGATAAAAGAATATAATAAAGAAAATTTAATTGAACTTTCCTTTGAATACCATGGACCTGATAATGGAGGAATATATAAATTTGTAAATGGAGAATGGCTTTATATGCCAAGTATAATTGAAGAAGGGGTAATTAAAACCTTTGTTGTACCAGGTTCAATAAAAGAAGAGGGTTCTGATTATGCAGTATTTATAGATAAAAGCGCACATAAGATTCATGATATAAGAGGTCATTGGGCGAAAGATGAAATAAATACTTATTTAAGAAGAAAACATATTTCTGCTTATAAAGATAATACTTTCAAGCCTAATAGTTATATGACAAAAGGGCAATTACTAATGGTGTTAAATAAAGTATACAAATGGGATTTACCAGAGGATGTATCTAGCGTTAAAAAATATAAAGATTATAATCAATTTAAAAATTATCAAAAGGTTGTTCAATATAGTTTAAACAATGGATACATTAAAGCTGATAATAAGAATAAATTGAATTTAGATTCACCTATTACTTATAAAGAAGTTGAAGCTCTTATGAGGAAGGTAACTAAGAGTAACAATTTTAAGTGGAGCAATACATCAAATAAAATACTATATAAAAAAGGTGTTAGATGCAAAAGTTTCAATAGTTATAATAACAAAATTACTAGATCCGAAGCAATATATATGTTATATTTATTAAATGAATGGAAAAATTAA
- a CDS encoding LysM peptidoglycan-binding domain-containing protein: MITETKLKQKKKFNLKNQIKLTKNEKILLILLAVIIMFWLFNRFIFLPQRDKINSLEEKKIYYEEEKIRIDAILANESSIHEDYLNLNRQKDKLLLEYFPKIDQAQIIYLLNDIIDSSNLKILNLDFSEPQIEDILGIPMKTMDITLPYEGKYDELIDFLSKLRTSPRKLLVTNLIMDYNDKNDSILGQIRIKVHSLEGIFDDEGDVVAIDTVINIEKQNPFAPFEEYAEKVEDESLDNNTNNINGYSEDLNSVSEETIKGQLIEGFESGKTYFMPSSLNVKGNISRATKSKEGKYSLRFEYNILAVEEENRAYVDIKEKNIAIKYPPDSIGLWIYSYDYSPITIGLRFIDQMGEIYDAEASKGINWQGWRYIEAKPPADISVYPIKIDKLYLELSEGREDFGVILLDGLQCVYPQNETDSDNTKVNYSFYIVKQGDTLESIAIKHYGKSSKKKLIMDQNYISGNKDLKPGKILVVPR, from the coding sequence ATGATTACGGAGACCAAATTGAAACAGAAGAAGAAGTTCAATCTGAAGAATCAAATAAAACTGACGAAGAATGAGAAGATTCTTTTGATTTTATTAGCAGTAATAATAATGTTTTGGTTGTTTAATAGATTTATTTTTTTACCTCAGAGAGATAAAATAAATAGTCTTGAAGAAAAGAAAATTTATTATGAGGAAGAGAAGATTAGAATAGATGCTATATTAGCTAACGAAAGTAGTATTCATGAAGATTATCTTAATTTAAATAGACAAAAAGACAAATTATTATTAGAGTATTTTCCTAAAATAGATCAAGCACAAATAATTTATTTGTTAAATGATATTATTGATAGTTCTAATTTAAAAATACTTAATTTAGATTTTAGTGAACCACAGATAGAAGACATTTTAGGAATTCCTATGAAAACTATGGATATTACACTGCCATATGAAGGTAAATATGATGAGTTAATAGATTTTTTAAGTAAGTTGAGAACTAGTCCTAGAAAGCTTTTAGTAACAAATTTAATAATGGATTACAATGACAAAAATGATAGTATTCTAGGTCAAATACGAATTAAAGTACATAGTTTAGAGGGAATATTTGATGATGAAGGGGACGTTGTTGCTATAGATACAGTCATTAATATTGAAAAACAAAATCCTTTTGCTCCATTTGAAGAATATGCAGAAAAAGTTGAAGATGAATCATTAGATAATAATACAAATAATATTAATGGATATTCTGAGGATTTAAATTCTGTATCTGAAGAAACAATTAAAGGTCAATTGATTGAAGGATTTGAATCTGGAAAAACATATTTTATGCCTTCCAGCTTAAATGTAAAAGGCAATATTTCAAGAGCTACAAAATCTAAAGAAGGAAAATATTCTTTAAGATTTGAATACAATATTTTAGCTGTAGAAGAAGAAAATAGAGCGTATGTTGATATAAAAGAAAAAAATATAGCGATTAAGTATCCACCAGATAGCATTGGACTTTGGATTTATTCTTATGATTATTCACCTATCACAATAGGATTAAGATTTATAGATCAAATGGGTGAAATATATGATGCAGAGGCTTCGAAGGGAATCAATTGGCAAGGATGGAGATATATAGAGGCAAAACCACCTGCTGATATTTCTGTATACCCAATTAAAATTGATAAACTTTATTTAGAACTTAGTGAAGGTAGAGAAGATTTTGGTGTAATACTTTTAGATGGATTGCAATGTGTATATCCTCAAAATGAAACCGATAGTGATAATACAAAAGTTAACTATTCTTTTTATATTGTAAAACAAGGAGATACTCTTGAATCTATAGCTATAAAACACTATGGAAAATCATCAAAGAAAAAATTGATTATGGATCAAAATTATATATCAGGAAATAAGGATTTAAAACCTGGAAAGATATTAGTTGTACCGAGATAA
- a CDS encoding PilN domain-containing protein translates to MKDLNFFEPYIEKKEFHINKEIVLLSLGAIFVFIIVVFSISNQIKISRLNKSVSNLKAEVEDEEKMKKLEVLKSQEDDINYLKEKVENLKRVDEYITENDIINEFLLQTITSRTPENIFLNSVDIDTSSISIQGTSRDKYSIAEFEYSLKDTEGFLETFISNIYLDNSYYNFSLNIKFRGDENDYGDQIETEEEVQSEESNKTDEE, encoded by the coding sequence ATGAAAGATTTAAACTTTTTTGAACCCTATATAGAGAAAAAAGAATTTCATATAAATAAGGAAATTGTATTATTGTCATTAGGGGCAATATTTGTCTTTATTATTGTAGTTTTTAGTATTTCAAATCAAATAAAAATTAGTAGATTAAATAAAAGTGTTTCCAATTTAAAGGCTGAAGTTGAAGATGAAGAAAAAATGAAAAAACTAGAAGTTTTAAAGTCACAAGAAGATGATATTAATTATTTAAAAGAAAAGGTGGAAAATTTAAAAAGAGTAGATGAGTATATTACAGAAAATGATATTATAAATGAGTTTCTTCTTCAAACTATTACATCTAGAACCCCAGAAAATATTTTTTTGAATTCAGTTGATATAGATACTAGTTCTATATCAATTCAAGGAACTTCAAGAGATAAGTATTCTATAGCTGAATTCGAATATAGTTTAAAAGACACTGAAGGTTTTCTTGAAACCTTTATTTCAAATATATATTTAGATAATAGTTATTATAATTTTTCTTTAAATATTAAGTTTAGGGGTGACGAGAATGATTACGGAGACCAAATTGAAACAGAAGAAGAAGTTCAATCTGAAGAATCAAATAAAACTGACGAAGAATGA